A stretch of Paenibacillus sp. URB8-2 DNA encodes these proteins:
- a CDS encoding helix-turn-helix domain-containing protein — translation MNFDHYQFEIGINLQPEAGELTVLFSGEGSPKPGHKVGPSVHDYYLIHTVLSGQGVFVSEGHAYLCQAGDTFMISPGKLFSYESDRRTPWHYVWVALQGEYALRLLREAGLSPEKPVLQGADPAALHSLYQRIRLSFQQSPYPGLESLEASGWLRLLFHRLALASRNLEDATARQTEMIDRQVEQAIRWITLQYHQQLGIGQIASALGYHRAHFSKAFKERTGLSPKQYLMKIRMDKAKELLASRALTIDEVSSSVGFNDALYFSKQFRSWFGQSPSEYRSGLKPL, via the coding sequence ATGAATTTCGATCATTATCAATTTGAAATCGGCATTAACCTGCAGCCGGAGGCGGGAGAACTCACGGTTCTGTTCAGCGGCGAGGGCAGTCCCAAGCCGGGCCATAAAGTCGGTCCTTCCGTTCATGATTATTATTTGATTCATACCGTTTTGTCGGGTCAAGGCGTGTTCGTAAGCGAGGGTCATGCTTATTTATGTCAGGCGGGGGACACCTTTATGATTTCGCCGGGTAAATTGTTCAGCTATGAATCCGACCGGCGGACGCCATGGCATTACGTTTGGGTGGCGCTTCAGGGTGAGTATGCTTTGCGGCTGCTGAGGGAAGCCGGACTCAGTCCGGAGAAGCCGGTGCTTCAGGGCGCGGATCCCGCGGCACTTCATTCCTTATACCAGCGGATTCGGCTGTCCTTCCAGCAATCGCCTTATCCCGGACTGGAAAGCCTGGAAGCGTCGGGCTGGCTGAGATTGCTGTTTCACAGATTAGCGCTTGCAAGCAGAAATTTGGAGGATGCCACCGCCCGGCAAACGGAGATGATCGACCGGCAGGTTGAGCAGGCTATACGCTGGATAACCCTGCAGTACCATCAGCAGCTCGGCATCGGCCAGATCGCTTCCGCCCTGGGCTACCACCGGGCACATTTCTCCAAAGCCTTCAAGGAACGGACCGGCCTATCCCCCAAGCAGTACCTGATGAAGATCAGGATGGACAAAGCAAAGGAACTACTGGCAAGCAGAGCGTTGACGATTGACGAAGTCTCATCTTCCGTCGGCTTTAACGACGCTCTCTACTTCTCCAAGCAATTCCGCAGCTGGTTCGGGCAATCTCCGAGCGAATACCGCAGCGGGCTTAAGCCCCTTTAG
- the mnmH gene encoding tRNA 2-selenouridine(34) synthase MnmH, whose amino-acid sequence MFQDISLEELRALKERKEMTIIDVRSPSEYRDATLPGSLNIPLFDDAERAEVGTLYKQTSIQAAKDRGLELVSAKLPAFIRQFGEIPGNKAVFCWRGGMRSRTTATLLSLMDIHVYRLTGGYKAYRKWVVETLESYDFKPHSYIIHGNTGTGKTALLHRLQHNGYPVIDLEGMAGHRGSIFGQVGLHANNQKTFDSLLLEKLVTLEQSPYVLFEAESMRIGKVVMPPFMGRQKETGTQIRIELPLEARVAQIMLDYRPHEHQEEILAAFRRIKSRIHVPIAAEIDRSLTTGNFENAVLLLLEHYYDPKYDYTFEQYGESEKISLNVNNVEEAETAVAALLRERHHGSPSSGERRLHV is encoded by the coding sequence TTGTTTCAGGATATTTCGCTCGAAGAGCTTCGGGCGCTTAAAGAACGTAAAGAGATGACTATCATTGACGTCCGCTCCCCATCCGAATACAGAGATGCCACGCTTCCCGGCAGCCTGAATATTCCTCTCTTCGACGATGCGGAGAGGGCAGAAGTCGGCACGCTGTACAAGCAGACGAGCATCCAGGCGGCCAAAGACCGCGGGCTGGAGCTGGTCTCCGCCAAGCTCCCGGCGTTTATCCGACAGTTCGGGGAGATTCCAGGGAACAAAGCCGTATTCTGCTGGAGAGGGGGCATGCGAAGCCGGACGACGGCGACGCTGCTCTCCCTTATGGACATTCACGTGTACCGTTTAACCGGGGGATACAAGGCTTACCGTAAATGGGTGGTCGAGACGCTGGAATCCTATGATTTCAAGCCGCATTCCTATATCATCCACGGCAACACCGGGACGGGCAAAACGGCGCTGCTGCACCGTCTTCAGCATAACGGCTATCCCGTTATCGATCTGGAAGGCATGGCGGGACACCGGGGTTCGATTTTCGGACAGGTCGGACTCCACGCGAACAACCAGAAGACCTTTGACAGCCTGCTGCTGGAAAAGCTGGTCACGCTAGAACAATCGCCGTATGTCCTGTTTGAGGCGGAAAGTATGCGGATAGGAAAGGTCGTAATGCCGCCGTTTATGGGCCGGCAGAAAGAGACCGGTACCCAAATTCGGATTGAATTGCCGCTTGAAGCCAGGGTTGCGCAGATTATGCTGGATTATCGGCCCCATGAGCATCAGGAAGAAATTCTGGCGGCATTCCGCAGAATCAAATCCCGCATTCATGTGCCCATTGCTGCGGAGATCGACCGGAGCCTGACTACAGGAAATTTCGAGAATGCGGTCCTGCTCCTGCTGGAGCATTATTACGATCCGAAATACGATTATACTTTCGAACAGTACGGAGAATCCGAAAAAATCTCGTTGAATGTAAATAATGTGGAGGAAGCGGAAACGGCGGTAGCCGCCTTGCTGCGGGAACGCCATCACGGGTCCCCGAGTTCGGGCGAACGACGATTGCATGTGTAA
- the selD gene encoding selenide, water dikinase SelD: MSQTETIKLTSLSSKGGCGCKIGPADLMQVIRNLPKSVPNPDLLVGLDTSDDAGVYKLTDELALVQTVDFFTPIVDDPYSFGQIAAANALSDIYAMGGKPLTVLNIVAFPISTLDKSILADILRGAADKVSEAGATLVGGHSIDDKEPKFGLAVTGLVHPDKVRTNAGSRPGDKLILTKPIGVGILTTSIKKSRLSPEETARLTAVMSTLNKTAAEVMSSYEVHACTDVTGFGLLGHASEMAKGSGNGLTIRRDDVPVLPRARELAEEGFVPGGTRNNFAHLEGSVIYPESLDQIGRYLLCDAVTSGGLLISVAAHESEALLGDLVAAGVEAAVIGEVTAEQPGLITVV, translated from the coding sequence ATGTCTCAAACTGAAACGATAAAACTAACCTCTTTATCCTCTAAAGGAGGATGCGGCTGTAAAATCGGCCCCGCCGATCTCATGCAGGTTATCCGGAATTTGCCGAAATCGGTACCGAACCCCGATCTGCTGGTCGGACTCGATACGAGCGACGATGCCGGTGTGTACAAGCTGACCGATGAGCTGGCGCTGGTTCAAACGGTTGACTTCTTTACACCGATTGTCGACGATCCGTATTCCTTCGGCCAAATCGCCGCCGCCAATGCGCTGAGCGATATTTATGCCATGGGCGGAAAGCCGTTGACCGTCCTTAACATTGTCGCTTTTCCCATCTCCACGCTGGATAAAAGCATTCTGGCCGACATTCTGCGCGGCGCCGCGGACAAGGTGAGCGAAGCGGGCGCAACGTTAGTCGGCGGTCATTCCATCGATGATAAAGAGCCCAAATTCGGCCTTGCCGTAACCGGCCTCGTCCATCCGGATAAAGTGCGGACCAACGCCGGCTCACGGCCGGGAGACAAGCTGATCCTCACCAAGCCGATCGGGGTCGGGATTCTGACCACCTCGATCAAGAAAAGCCGGCTGTCCCCCGAAGAAACAGCACGGCTCACGGCGGTTATGTCCACACTCAATAAGACTGCCGCGGAAGTGATGAGCTCGTACGAAGTTCACGCCTGCACGGATGTTACGGGCTTCGGGCTGCTTGGACACGCCTCGGAAATGGCGAAGGGCAGCGGCAACGGGCTTACCATTCGGAGAGACGATGTACCGGTGCTGCCTAGAGCCCGCGAGCTGGCGGAGGAAGGCTTCGTTCCCGGGGGAACGCGCAACAACTTCGCTCATCTGGAAGGCTCAGTCATCTATCCCGAATCACTGGATCAGATCGGCCGTTATCTGTTATGCGATGCCGTAACCTCGGGGGGACTCCTGATTTCCGTGGCCGCTCATGAGAGCGAAGCACTCCTGGGAGATCTTGTAGCCGCTGGCGTAGAGGCCGCTGTCATAGGAGAAGTTACCGCCGAGCAACCGGGCCTAATTACGGTTGTTTAA
- a CDS encoding permease produces the protein MSPAANRSSLPQKSGDFKAIALAVIFLVIAIAGLTYVKWWPYYHKAFKAAAEHSIGSSILTGKEAAAPAPSLQAALDYAAAYFKSVWKAAVLGILLGSLVQVLIPSKWLLRLLGKANFKSTALAGIASIPGMMCSCCAAPITVGLRKKNVSVGAALAFWIGNPVLNPATLIFMTFVLSWKFTLMRIVFGLALTFGISYFANKFAGNTTVPEAIAEPVKAASPNDGPLLLRWTAAVGKMLLAVVPAYVITVLLLGAARAWMFPSLGAGVASGILAVIIFAIAGTLFVIPTAAEIPIIGTFLSFGFGTGVAGALLVTLPTISLPSLLMVYRSFPRRVVWFVFFSVIAIGILGGIVGALVL, from the coding sequence ATGTCACCTGCTGCAAACCGTTCATCACTGCCTCAAAAATCCGGAGATTTCAAGGCCATAGCACTTGCGGTTATTTTTCTGGTTATCGCCATTGCCGGACTCACCTATGTCAAGTGGTGGCCTTACTACCACAAAGCGTTTAAGGCTGCCGCCGAGCATTCCATCGGTTCTTCCATTTTGACCGGTAAGGAAGCGGCGGCTCCCGCGCCTTCGCTGCAAGCCGCGCTGGATTATGCGGCCGCTTATTTCAAATCGGTATGGAAAGCCGCGGTGCTTGGCATTCTGCTGGGCTCACTCGTCCAGGTGCTTATCCCGTCCAAGTGGCTTTTGCGCCTTCTCGGCAAGGCCAATTTCAAGAGTACGGCTCTTGCCGGAATTGCTTCTATCCCCGGCATGATGTGCTCATGCTGCGCCGCGCCGATTACGGTCGGACTGCGTAAGAAGAACGTATCCGTGGGCGCCGCGCTGGCGTTCTGGATCGGCAATCCCGTCCTTAATCCGGCAACCCTGATATTCATGACCTTTGTATTGTCGTGGAAGTTTACATTGATGCGGATCGTATTCGGACTTGCTCTGACGTTCGGCATCAGCTACTTCGCCAATAAATTCGCCGGGAATACGACGGTTCCCGAGGCGATTGCCGAGCCGGTGAAGGCAGCTTCCCCGAATGATGGTCCGCTGCTGCTTCGCTGGACGGCCGCAGTGGGAAAAATGCTTCTTGCCGTCGTTCCGGCCTATGTCATTACCGTTCTGCTGCTAGGCGCGGCGCGGGCCTGGATGTTCCCGTCTCTTGGAGCCGGTGTCGCCAGCGGTATCCTCGCCGTCATTATTTTCGCCATCGCAGGAACTTTGTTTGTCATTCCAACCGCGGCTGAAATTCCGATTATCGGAACCTTTCTTTCGTTCGGGTTCGGAACAGGCGTTGCCGGAGCGCTGCTCGTGACGCTGCCGACCATCAGCCTGCCGTCCCTGCTAATGGTATACCGTTCTTTTCCACGACGGGTCGTATGGTTCGTCTTCTTCTCGGTAATAGCTATCGGTATTCTCGGAGGAATCGTGGGCGCGCTTGTGCTGTAA